aaaattgaatatgattttagaattattataattaattaaaagtaaatttgaaaggaacaaaatggtgtcgtggtgtagttggttatcacgtcagTCTAACACACTGAAGGTCTCCGGTTCGAATCCGGGCGACGccatgttttttaatttatttatcttaaacccgtattatgttttttaatttatttatcttaaacccgtattatgttttttaatttatttatcttaaacCCGTATTGTTGTCCAAAATGgcttattaaatttatagttaatattacaaaatagttctaaaaataaattgtaaaaatgGTTTTTTGGTCAAATTTCTGAATGGAATATATTCATTAAGTGGGCCATGGCGTTGAAAAGTCAAAGGCGTATCTTGGTAAGTTTGATTGGTGAGTGGAGTCAAATAAGTTGATCCAATTAAGAGTGAAAATAGACAGCACTTATACATCCTTAATATTTCCAAATTTGATTCAAAGTCAACTGTTTGTAATTTATGTATATTTCTATACATTTTCATCTCaattattagaattttaaaataaaatttgaactcttttttaattaaaatatcaaacccatcaatcaatttttttttttttttttgagaaaattgaGATCATAATTTTCTACTCTACATTCtcgttattttaattttattttttaaaaatttaattattttgtgaCTCTTTTacttctaaaataataattaatatcttatCTAATGGGTTATGTTCTAATTAGCctaatttttcttgttttttgggtcgtttattttttttttggaaatcaagttatatgaaccacgaccaaggaatttagACACCTCAAGGttcaattacaaggacgagagccaataagctacaacaaaccttgtacacttatattcaagtatggtgagctcatcaaaggaaaatctataagacgttggagacctccTTATATGTTGCGCAAAGTTGAGCTTTAAGAGAGacgcatttaatgaactcaacTAAATTTCTGGAACAagtccaaggatgactaataagcacatttcATTCCCtgcactatttaattataatttaaatatttgtttgtcatatttaaCGTAAGATTTAAGGTTATATTCCACATAGATTACCATATTCCACCATTCACTGGCCATTTTAATAGGGAGGTTAtgagtatttctcatttactactcaatttaatttggaaGTTATGCGTCGTTTATAAAcgcttattttctttgattaaagATCATAacattttagaataaaaaaaaaaatagactttctattttttagtttttaatgatagctaaattttatttgcaaattcttgtgtatAGAACTTGTAtggtagaatcattcaagtagTATTGATCAAATCTCTTGTGgaatgattcgaatcacgagttttatttactcttgattttgatcatcaaggtaatccgttctATACTTTCCCTTGGTCGATTCCATATCATCAAGCCAGGTTTGTttcgaaaaaaatatatatatataactgtTTCATAGGATTTTTATATGAgactatattaaaattatgtattatttcaataatgcCTTTATCTAATTTgaaatcatttatattttaatttagcataactaattttattttttattacattttttttgtctctatttattattattattattattatttatcaatttagcttatttaattttatatgttattttgtaAAACCAATTGATTTATGTTGCTTTGAGAATTTTAATCaaagatttaatattaaaatttattttcattttaactttaaatactttatatttttaaaaaaatagtttttatttgtggattatatatatgtatatatatatatggaaatCATCTTATCgtattttatatattggaATTTTTCACTTTGGATTAgtgttgaaaaataattaagatatataccatataatttaattttttttatgtaaataaaatacataaatataatgaCAGTtggtaaattttgttttagtaaAGGATTCTTAtgctaatttcttttaattacaaaattcaaaaaagaaaaaagcaaataaaGTTAGACGACTATCGTCGTTTTAGAAACTTGTGGGTCACGGAGacatcataaatttttaaatgtttttttttgtattaggCATCTTAAAAATACCAGACGTCAAGCATCTCGAGATGTTGAGATGTATGTACATCCGTTCTATAGTCTTCGAAGACTAATTAATACTACCGActattttactattattgtaacaaaaatatttaatttgtatattctatcatattaattttatagtaatttttttagttaaatattaaatttttacagTCGTTTCCATAATTCCTAgataaattagtttttttttaagattaatattctgaatataatataaacaataaataatttatgaatctattgtattttgaatttaatcgAATAttacgttttttttaatttagagacttattaaatatgaaatttaaatttttttagtaaatataaattttaatttacattttaaaagtttggaATATGTTgagaaatatttcttaaataaaattaaaaaaataatccttAATCTTAGGATAGCTGCTTGTCCAAACAGTGTGGAAAAAGGATGTGAGAAAGAAAATTCCCTTGCTCTACCCCACGTACACGTGGCTCATTATTAACCACATCATCTTCCCTCACATTTggaaacttaaaaaaaaaaaactttattacCAATAGAGGAAAATTTATAGAGTTTAGAATTTAtggtttatatttatttaataattataaattaatttggaatctaaaaaataaataaattaagagaGCATTTTCAATCATATCTTTTGACTTTAATGTCTTTTctatacacacatatatatatatgactatggaaatttttattcttttattctatttaaaaaatttatgaaatttaagtTAATTTCGGATAATTTCatttgcttatttatttatatatttatttatttatagatttcCTTATTATGTCTTGTATTGAGGAGGGTAGAATTGGAAACAGATTGACATTAGGTCAACTAGAATTGAAATTAGTTAGTAATTTGGAGGAAATTTACTTATCATATCGTtccaaattacaaatttaatttagccttataattttaaaaatattaaaatttaattatataatttgattaaaaaaaataaggtaaaaattAACAACCGAACCAAAAACTCTACTGAATCGGATAAATTTCATACGGtacatataatttattaaaaaaaaatacaatgcTATTTATCCCAAGTTTAAAGCggaattttattaaattatatgtgtgtatatatataataaaaaaaaatagagaattaaatttaaaaaaacgaaatataattaaaattgaaagcatTTGGGGATTGAGGTTGTTCTATAAATTATATCAATGCACTCCAAGGGAATGATCAAAAATTAGTTCCAAACTCCCAACCAATATAAACAGTAAAGATTCGCAGAGAGGAGGAGGACGACGATGAGCGTGAACATAACCGCCATTAAAACCGCCTCCAACGGCGTCTGGCAAGGCGACAATCCACTCAATTTCGCCTTCCCTCTCTTGATCCTTCAATCCGTTTTGATTCTCCTCCTCACCCGCCTCCTCGCCGCCGTCCTCAAGCCCCTCCGCCAGCCCAAAGTCATCGCCGAAATCCTCGTAAGTTTATTTTCTCTgttctgattctgattctgcAACTTTTTGACTCCGTTAATGGAGGATTTTTGAATTTCAGGGCGGGATTCTTCTGGGTCCCTCTGTTTTTGGTCGGAATCAAGCTTATTTGAACTGGGTTTTTCCGGATTGGAGTACTCCGATTCTTGAATCGGTTGCTAGTATTGGgttgttgttctttttgtttttggttggattggaACTCGATTTGTCCTCTGTTCGCCGTAGTGGGCGGCGGGCTTTTGGAATCGCTGTCGCTGGAATCTCCGTTCCTTTCCTCTCCGGCACCGGCGTTGCCTTTGTACTTCGGAAAACCGTCGCCGGTGCCAATAACGTCGGGTACTGGCAATTTGTTGTGTTCATCGGCGTTGCTCTGTCCATTACTGCTTTCCCTGTTCTGACGCGCATTTTAGCGGAGCTTAAGCTTCTCACCACCGAAGTCGGCGAGATTGCCATGGCGGCCGCCGCATTTAACGACATGGCTGCTTGGATTCTTCTCGCACTCGCCATTGCTCTAACGGGCAACGATAACTCTGTTACAGTACAGAGAAGTTCGTTAGTTTCCGTGTGGGTCCTACTCTCTGGAGCTGGATTTGTCGTTTTCATGATGACGGTGGTCCGACCAGGAATGAAGTGGGTTGCACGGCGGTGTTCGTACGAGGATGACGCGGTGGAGGAAGGGTATGTCTGTTTGACGTTGATCGGAgtgttggtttgtgggttTGTGACGGATTTGATCGGAATTCATTCGATTTTTGGGGGTTTTGTGTTTGGATTGACGGTGGCGAAGGAGGGGAGATTCGCGGAGAGATTAATTGAGAGGATTGAGGATTTCGTGTCGgggcttcttcttcctctgtatTTTGCGTCGAGTGGGTTGAAGACGAATGTGACGAAGATCAACGGCGGAAAATCATGGGGGCTGCTGGCGCTGGTTATTTCCACGGCGTGTGCAGGGAAGATTCTGGCGACGTTTGCGGCGGCGATGGCGTTTTTAATGCCGGCGAGGGAGGCGATGGCTTTGGGATTGCTTATGAACACTAAAGGCTTGGTGGAACTCATCGTGCTCAATATTGGGAAGGAGAAAAAGGTCAGTTTACTCAATAAAGCACAAAAtctaatggtttttttttcttttccaattttaatattttaattattataatataataaaatataaaatgggTGTGTATGAACAACGTTTGATGACATTGAAAGAAGACATGTTTGGTCTTGGAACTGTTACATCGTCCTAGGAAACATTGGCCCTAATAAAGtaaggaaaatgaaagtatATCATTATGGGACACATACATGTTCTCAATTGAGGCTTTGTTAAGCTTTATTTATTCGCCTTTCACgaacaaatgtttttttttaatgtgatgGGTCGGTTATAAATTGGGTCAGGTTGATTTTATTCTTTAGTATAATTATTAGATAGGTCCATAGGACGACCTCGTCCCTTATTATGTTTCTATCTCTATCCTAcaaaattctccatttattcATGTGAGAATCAGATTGGGATTCACTATTAGATTCATAAGGATCCAGGTTTTCAtagagaaattatttttattctaggTAAACACTCGTCCAATTTTGAGAAGGTGGGAAGGTATTTGTGGGTGAGAATCTCTTTCTTAGAGAACAAgtgggttaaaaaaaatggaatatcCAAATTGAATGAGAATCTTATTTGGGTGTAAGCTAAAGGAATATATGAATATATGTATAGCATTTtgaaactgtgaggttgatggcgatacgtaacagtctagagtggacaatatctactgacggtaggcttggactgttacaactGGTATCGGAGTTAggcaccgagcggtgtgccaacgttAAGTCTCGAAGAGAGATGGATTATAACGAGAACGTTAAGTCccgaagagaggtggattatgagatcccatatcggttggagacgagaataaaacattctttataagggtgtgtaaacttCTCGAACATTTGAGACTAATGGTCATGTGTAGTGGGTCAAAGCtgataatatttataagaaatctGATGAAATTAAGATGTGTCAAAATAAATAGGTTCTGAACGATGAAGTATTCGCGATATTAGTGTTAATGGCACTATTCACAACATTCATCACCACCCCCACCGTGATGGCAGTCTACAAGCCAGCCCGcgctgccgccgccgccacccgAACCCACCGCAAACTCCGCCACCTCTCGGCCGCCGGGAACTCCACCAACGACAAGTCACTAACAATCCTAGCCTGCCTCCACAGCTTAGGCAACGTACCTGCCCTAATCAGCCTGACCGAGTCAACTCGCAGCACCAAAACCTCGTCCCTCAAACTCTTCGTCATGCACCTCGTCGAACTCACCGAGCGTTCCTCCTCAATCCTAATGGCCCAACGCGCCCGCAAGAACGGCTTCCCATTCTTTGCCAGGTTCCGCAAGGCCAGCGAGTGGCACGACCAGATGGCCGCCGCCTTCCAGGCCTACAGCCAGCTGGGCCGGGTCAAGGTCCGGCCCACCACAGCGGTCTCTTCCTTGACCACAATGCACGAGGACATCTGCGGCGTGGCGGACGATAAGAGAGTGGCGATGATCATCTTGCCGTTTCATCGGAATTGGAGGACGGCCAGTGGCGTGGAGGAGAATATGGGCCATGGGTGGAGAGTTGTGAACCAGCGGGTGCTGAAGAGTGCGCCTTGCTCGGTGGCGGTTCTTGTGGACCGGGGGTTAGGAGCGGTGGTTGGTGCGGCACAGAGGATTTGTGTGATGTTTTTCGGTGGTCCTGATGACCGGGAGGCGCTGGAATTGGGTGGACGGATGGCGGAGCATCCGGCGGTGAAGGTCACGGTGGTGAGGTTTCGGGCGTCGCCGCCGTCGGATGGAGTGGAGGGTAGTAAGGTCATTTCGCGACATATGTATTCTAAATCCAGCGACAGTCATTATAGCTTCTCCACTGCTCCAATAAactgggaaaaagaaaaggtactttttttttttttcttttctttaaatcatttaaaaaacaatttaatgtttaatttccaaatattaattaaatttaatgttctGAAATAAATGCAAAAAACAGGAGCTAGATGAAGCAGCAATAGCAGAATTCAGAGCCAAA
This sequence is a window from Cucurbita pepo subsp. pepo cultivar mu-cu-16 chromosome LG19, ASM280686v2, whole genome shotgun sequence. Protein-coding genes within it:
- the LOC111781001 gene encoding cation/H(+) antiporter 20-like; this translates as MSVNITAIKTASNGVWQGDNPLNFAFPLLILQSVLILLLTRLLAAVLKPLRQPKVIAEILGGILLGPSVFGRNQAYLNWVFPDWSTPILESVASIGLLFFLFLVGLELDLSSVRRSGRRAFGIAVAGISVPFLSGTGVAFVLRKTVAGANNVGYWQFVVFIGVALSITAFPVLTRILAELKLLTTEVGEIAMAAAAFNDMAAWILLALAIALTGNDNSVTVQRSSLVSVWVLLSGAGFVVFMMTVVRPGMKWVARRCSYEDDAVEEGYVCLTLIGVLVCGFVTDLIGIHSIFGGFVFGLTVAKEGRFAERLIERIEDFVSGLLLPLYFASSGLKTNVTKINGGKSWGLLALVISTACAGKILATFAAAMAFLMPAREAMALGLLMNTKGLVELIVLNIGKEKKVLNDEVFAILVLMALFTTFITTPTVMAVYKPARAAAAATRTHRKLRHLSAAGNSTNDKSLTILACLHSLGNVPALISLTESTRSTKTSSLKLFVMHLVELTERSSSILMAQRARKNGFPFFARFRKASEWHDQMAAAFQAYSQLGRVKVRPTTAVSSLTTMHEDICGVADDKRVAMIILPFHRNWRTASGVEENMGHGWRVVNQRVLKSAPCSVAVLVDRGLGAVVGAAQRICVMFFGGPDDREALELGGRMAEHPAVKVTVVRFRASPPSDGVEGSKVISRHMYSKSSDSHYSFSTAPINWEKEKELDEAAIAEFRAKWDATAEYTEKEATDTNTIVEGVVGIGKEGGFDLIVVGKGRVPSSMVAKLADRAAEQSELGPIGDILSSSGRGIVSSILVIQQHQEEETPALNKQSFSVMGASINV